In one Zymoseptoria tritici IPO323 chromosome 10, whole genome shotgun sequence genomic region, the following are encoded:
- a CDS encoding putative FRE ferric reductase-like transmembrane component (Shows sequence similarity to FRE proteins of S. cerevisiae. These proteins are involved in iron uptake. They are ferroxidase(FET)-dependent reductases.) yields the protein MAPRDADALPDAMPIPRPVVTDFGDALNLTAAASPFSHGLNGVDQYMNYLFANAIVGSFLALLGLTLIYRWIKMGNAHMRHLFTMNRDSDQRYFMHNHGDFWPKVKRSILYAPLWKNRHNKEIQITQAVTIGTLPSRFHTVLLLAYVLSNIAYCLALDWTKPDYEVVAELRGRTGVLAALNLIPTVLFALRNNPLIPILKVSYDTFNLLHRWCARIMVFESIIHTIMWAVNAVKAGGYDQISISLSTSMSYTWGMVGTGLFTFMALSAFGPLRHAAYETFINSHRLMVLVSIIAVYLHLDLANLPMLPYVQLSLAFWAAEVVWRIGRILYHNASRKRGLTKVTVEWLPNDACRVTFELSRPWKWRPGCHVHAYIPTLALWSSHPFSIAWAENRSQGAPMEIEMEKFDKMPASSTGIFDPAAAQRNSHFGARSSSPTSSIHKLPKLAPTTTLTQTTSHASSNHDHPTPDLTLPRDANVTSLSLVIRARTGMTRHMYNRVAASPTRSFTTWGAIEGPYGGHESLSSYGTVILFAGGVGITHCIGYIRHLLLQYQAGTTSTRKILLVWSVPTTESLEWVRAWMDTILRMECRREVLRIQLFVTKPRHRGEVVSSTGSVQMFPGRCNPTTILKREVPERIGAMGVTVCGPGAFADNVRAACRSVVREVQLDFVEEAYTY from the exons ATGGCACCTCGAGACGCGGATGCATTACCGGACGCGATGCCCATTCCACGACCGGTCGTGACGGATTTTGGCGATGCGCTGAACTTGACCGCCGCCGCGTCGCCTTTCTCGCATGGACTGAATGGCGTGGATCAGTACATGAATTATTTGTTTGCGAATGCTATTGTCGGGTCATTTCTGGCTCTTCTTGGATTAACACTAATATACCGATGGATCAAGATGGGAAATGCGCATATGCGGCATTTATTCACGATGAATCGCGACTCTGACCAGAGATATTTCATGCACAATCATGGAGATTTCTGGCCGAAGGTGAAGAGGTCCATTCTATATGCGCCGCTGTGGAAGAATCGCCACAACAAGGAGATTCAGATTACGCAGGCCGTCACCATCGGCACGTTGCCATCTCGATTTCATACAGTGCTTTTGCTGGCGTATGTTCTCAGTAATATCGCATACTGCCTCGCTCTGGACTGGACGAAGCCGGATTACGAAGTTGTTGCAGAGCTGCGCGGACGAACTGGAGTACTGGCTGCACTAAACCTCATCCCGACGGTCCTCTTCGCACTGAGGAACAACCCATTAATACCGATCCTCAAGGTTTCCTACGACACATTTAATCTCCTCCATCGATGGTGTGCCAGGATCATGGTGTTCGAGAGCATCATCCACACCATCATGTGGGCAGTGAACGCAGTCAAGGCGGGAGGGTACGATCAGATCTCCATCTCGCTGTCCACCAGCATGAGCTACACCTGGGGAATGGTCGGAACAGGACTGTTCACTTTCATGGCATTGTCGGCGTTTGGACCGTTGAGACATGCTGCGTACGAGACGTTCATCAACTCGCATCGACTGATGGTGTTGGTTTCGATCATTGCGGTGTACCTCCACCTGGATCTGGCGAATCTGCCGATGCTGCCGTATGTGCAGTTGAGTTTGGCATTCTGGGCTGCGGAGGTGGTGTGGAGAATAGGCAGGATTCTCTACCACAATGCGAGCCGTAAGCGAGGATTGACCAAAGTGACGGTGGAATGGCTACCGAATGACGCCTGTCGGGTGACATTCGAGTTGTCAAGACCGTGGAAGTGGAGGCCTGGATGTCATGTGCACGCGTATATTCCTACGCTAGCATTGTGGTCCAGCCATCCCTTCTCCATCGCTTGGGCGGAGAACCGCTCCCAAGGAGCCCCGATGGAGATTGAGATGGAGAAGTTTGACAAGATGCCCGCATCCTCAACAGGCATCTTCGACCCGGCCGCCGCGCAACGAAACAGCCACTTTGGCGCACGATCGTCC tcacccacctcctccatccacaAACTCCCAAAACTCGCACCCACCACCACTCTCACCCAAACGACATCTCACGCCTCCTCAAATCACGACCACCCCACCCCCGACCTCACCCTCCCCCGCGACGCAAACgtcacctccctctccctcgtgATCCGCGCTCGCACCGGCATGACCCGCCACATGTACAACCGCGTGGCCGCAAGTCCAACCCGCTCCTTCACAACCTGGGGCGCCATCGAGGGCCCTTACGGCGGGCATGAATCCCTCTCCTCCTACGGCAccgtcatcctcttcgccggcggCGTGGGAATCACGCATTGCATCGGCTACATCCGGCACCTGCTCCTGCAATACCAAGCCGGCACGACATCCACACGGAAAATCCTTCTCGTATGGTCCGTCCCCACGACGGAATCTCTCGAATGGGTGCGCGCATGGATGGACACGATTTTACGCATGGAATGTCGGAGAGAAGTCCTCCGCATCCAACTCTTCGTCACAAAACCACGGCATCGAGGAGAGGTTGTCAGCTCGACGGGAAGCGTGCAGATGTTTCCCGGACGATGTAATCCCACGACGATTTTGAAGAGGGAGGTTCCCGAGCGGATTGGAGCGATGGGCGTCACGGTTTGTGGACCGGGAGCGTTTGCGGATAATGTGAGGGCGGCGTGTCGGAGTGTGGTGAGGGAAGTCCAATTGGACTTTGTGGAGGAGGCGTACACGTATTGA